The sequence GCCGACGACCTTCACCTTGATGTTGGGGTGCGCCTTCTCGAAGCGGCCGATGTTCTCCTGGATCGCCTTCACCTCGGCGGGCGCGCTCCAGCCGTGCCAGAACGTGATCGTGGTCCTCGCGTTCGGATCGTCCGTGGCACCGGAGTCGGACTGGCCGGTACAGCCGGTGGCGAGGAGGGCTATCGACGCGGCGGCGAGCACCGCTTTACGGGGCATTCCGGGCATGACGGGGTCTCCCTATGAGCAGGGCGGGCTGGACGGGGGAAGAGGAAAGGGGGAGCAGGGTGGTGAGGTCGGGGCGGGTGCCGGGTTCAGGGGCCCTTCAGCGGGCCGGTCGGGGGCTGTTCAGTGGGCCGAGGTGTCGAAGACCTCGTCGCGGGTGGCCGCGAGCGCGCTCTCCAACGCGCCGCGCAGCACGGGCTGTTCATGGACGTCGCCGACGACCAGGCGCGGCCGGGACGCGGCCAGCTCCTCCAGCTCGGCCTGCACCAGCGCGCGCAGGGGTTCGCCGCCCCTGCTGAGCGAGGCGCCGCTGAGGACGACGAGTTCGGGGTCGAGGACGGAGACGAGGGAGGCGAGACCGGTGGCGAGGCCGGTCGCGTACGTCTCCAGGAGTCGCCGGTGCGGGCCCGCGTTGATGTCCGCGGCCTGCTCGACGAGGGCGGCGGCGACCTCGCTGTAGGGCCCTGCGGGGATGGGCCGTATCCCGAGTTCGCGGGCGAGCTTCGGGATGGCCTGGGAGCCGGCCAGCTCCTGGTAGCCACCGCTGTTGGCCTTGGTGACGTGCCGGACGAGGGGCGCGCCGGGCACGGGGAGGAAGCCGACCTCGCCCGCGCCGCCGGTCCAGCCGCGGTGCAGCCGTCCGCCGAGCACGAGGGCTGCGCCCAGGCCTCCCTCGTTCCACAGCAGGACGAAGTCGTCGTGGCCCCGGGCCGCCCCGAGCCGTTGTTCGGCGACGGCGGCGAGGTTGAC is a genomic window of Streptomyces sp. NBC_00414 containing:
- a CDS encoding ROK family transcriptional regulator codes for the protein MAGTSGTPGTPRVLRAMNDRAALDLLLEHGPLSRTRIGKLTGLSKPTASQLLARLEAAGLVVVTGTSEGRPGPNAQLYAVNPAAAYAAGLDVTPERILAAVADVTGRTVGEYELPTPGRRPAHTVVRQVTDALDGAVKAAGLVRADLRRLVIGTPGAFDPNTGRLRYASHLPGWHSPALLDELAAALPMPVEYENDVNLAAVAEQRLGAARGHDDFVLLWNEGGLGAALVLGGRLHRGWTGGAGEVGFLPVPGAPLVRHVTKANSGGYQELAGSQAIPKLARELGIRPIPAGPYSEVAAALVEQAADINAGPHRRLLETYATGLATGLASLVSVLDPELVVLSGASLSRGGEPLRALVQAELEELAASRPRLVVGDVHEQPVLRGALESALAATRDEVFDTSAH